The proteins below come from a single Parageobacillus thermoglucosidasius genomic window:
- the ilvB gene encoding acetolactate synthase large subunit, producing the protein MSRMKVEERTCEKTKMSGALMLIEALKSEKVEVIFGYPGGAVLPLYDKLYQSGVFHVLTRHEQGAIHAAEGYARISGKPGVVIATSGPGATNIVTGLTDAMMDSLPLVVFTGQVATSVIGSDAFQEADVLGITMPITKYNYQVRNINELPKIIKEAFHIATTGRPGPVLIDIPKNITTAEGEFDYEQEVHLPGYQPTIQPNHLQIRRLVEAVSQSKKPVILAGAGVLHANASNELREYAEQQNIPVVHTLLGLGGFPADHPLFLGMAGMHGTYAANMALYECDLLINIGARFDDRVTGNLKYFAPKATVAHIDIDPAEIGKNVPTKIPIVSDAKAALKELIHQQGKPADITAWLAQLNEWKRRFPLYYEDDAQTIKPQKLIEMIYELTNGDAIITTDVGQHQMWAAQYYKFNKPHRWVTSGGLGTMGFGLPAAIGAQLADRNATVVSIVGDGGFQMTFQELAVIQELRLPIKVVIVNNQALGMVRQWQELFYEKRYSHSLIPTQPDFVKLAEAYNMPGFRAKTEAEAMEVLKKAFAIDGPVLLDFHVKADENVYPMVAPGKGIHEMVGVKPCGELSQ; encoded by the coding sequence ATGTCAAGGATGAAAGTGGAGGAAAGAACCTGTGAAAAAACGAAGATGAGCGGAGCATTAATGCTCATTGAAGCGTTAAAGTCGGAAAAGGTAGAAGTCATTTTTGGATATCCGGGCGGGGCGGTATTGCCGCTTTACGATAAGTTGTACCAATCGGGAGTATTTCACGTATTAACGCGGCATGAACAAGGGGCCATTCATGCGGCAGAAGGGTATGCGCGCATTTCCGGAAAACCGGGCGTCGTGATTGCGACGTCAGGACCTGGAGCGACAAATATTGTGACAGGGCTGACGGATGCGATGATGGATTCGCTGCCGCTCGTTGTTTTTACCGGCCAAGTTGCGACGAGCGTCATCGGTTCCGATGCGTTCCAAGAAGCGGATGTTCTCGGGATAACGATGCCAATCACGAAGTATAATTACCAAGTTCGGAATATAAACGAACTTCCGAAAATTATTAAAGAAGCATTTCATATCGCCACGACAGGAAGGCCGGGGCCTGTGTTAATCGATATTCCGAAAAACATTACCACAGCCGAAGGGGAATTTGATTACGAACAAGAGGTCCATTTGCCGGGGTATCAGCCGACGATACAGCCAAATCATTTGCAAATCCGCCGTCTTGTTGAGGCGGTCAGCCAATCGAAGAAACCTGTCATTTTAGCGGGAGCTGGTGTATTGCATGCGAACGCTTCGAATGAATTGAGAGAATATGCCGAACAGCAAAATATTCCAGTCGTTCACACCCTTTTAGGCTTAGGCGGATTTCCTGCCGATCACCCGCTGTTTTTAGGGATGGCTGGCATGCATGGCACGTATGCAGCAAATATGGCGCTATATGAATGCGATTTGCTCATTAACATTGGGGCACGGTTCGATGACCGCGTTACAGGAAATTTAAAATACTTTGCGCCAAAAGCGACGGTCGCCCACATTGATATCGATCCGGCAGAAATCGGGAAAAACGTGCCGACGAAAATTCCGATCGTCAGCGATGCGAAAGCGGCGCTGAAAGAATTGATTCACCAGCAAGGAAAGCCGGCGGACATAACGGCATGGCTGGCCCAGCTTAATGAATGGAAACGGCGATTTCCACTATATTACGAAGATGACGCGCAAACGATTAAGCCGCAAAAACTGATTGAAATGATTTACGAACTAACGAACGGAGACGCGATTATAACAACAGATGTCGGACAACACCAAATGTGGGCGGCGCAATATTACAAGTTTAATAAGCCGCATCGCTGGGTGACTTCCGGCGGGCTCGGAACGATGGGGTTCGGCCTCCCGGCAGCGATCGGAGCACAGCTTGCCGACAGAAACGCGACGGTCGTTTCCATTGTCGGTGACGGCGGTTTTCAAATGACATTCCAAGAGTTAGCGGTGATTCAAGAGCTGCGCTTGCCAATTAAAGTGGTTATCGTCAATAATCAGGCGCTCGGCATGGTTCGCCAATGGCAAGAACTTTTTTACGAAAAACGGTATTCCCATTCACTCATTCCAACTCAGCCGGATTTTGTAAAACTGGCAGAAGCGTACAATATGCCGGGCTTCCGGGCGAAAACAGAGGCGGAAGCCATGGAAGTATTAAAGAAAGCATTTGCGATCGACGGTCCGGTTTTGCTTGATTTCCATGTCAAAGCGGATGAAAATGTCTATCCGATGGTTGCGCCTGGAAAAGGAATACACGAAATGGTGGGGGTGAAACCATGCGGCGAATTATCACAATGA
- the ilvE gene encoding branched-chain-amino-acid transaminase, with protein sequence MSEQWIFLNGEFVTKEDAKISVYDHGFLYGDGVFEGIRVYSGNVFRLKEHMDRLYNSAKSILLTIPYTKEELTEYVVETIRKNQYQDAYIRLVVSRGVGDLGLDPYKCQKPQVIIIAEPLALFPKHLYETGIEVVTVATRRNRSDVLSPKVKSLNYLNNILVKIEAHLANVDEALILNDQGYIAEGSGDNVFIIKDGAIYTPPGYVGALEGITRQAIIEIAQGLGYVVKEEPFTRHDVYVADEVFLTGTAAEVIAVVKVDGRVIGEGVPGPHTKRLLEEFRRRVVSEGVKVYETNANVG encoded by the coding sequence TTGAGTGAACAATGGATTTTTTTAAACGGTGAGTTTGTGACAAAAGAAGACGCGAAAATTTCTGTATACGATCATGGTTTTTTGTATGGTGATGGTGTTTTTGAAGGGATTCGCGTCTATAGCGGCAATGTATTCCGATTAAAAGAGCATATGGATCGCCTTTATAATTCGGCAAAATCCATTTTGCTAACGATTCCTTATACAAAAGAGGAATTGACAGAATATGTGGTTGAGACGATACGAAAAAACCAATATCAAGATGCATATATTCGCCTTGTCGTTTCACGCGGAGTCGGTGATTTAGGGCTTGATCCATATAAATGCCAAAAACCGCAAGTCATTATTATTGCGGAACCGCTGGCGCTTTTCCCAAAACATTTATATGAAACTGGAATCGAAGTAGTAACGGTTGCAACGCGAAGAAATCGTTCAGATGTGCTTAGTCCAAAAGTGAAGTCGCTTAACTATTTAAACAACATTCTTGTCAAAATTGAGGCACATCTTGCTAACGTTGACGAAGCGTTGATTTTAAATGACCAAGGATATATCGCTGAAGGATCGGGAGATAACGTCTTTATCATAAAAGACGGGGCAATATATACGCCGCCTGGATACGTTGGAGCGCTGGAAGGAATTACGCGCCAGGCGATTATCGAAATTGCTCAAGGACTTGGTTATGTCGTTAAAGAAGAGCCGTTTACGCGCCATGACGTTTATGTCGCTGATGAAGTCTTTTTAACCGGAACGGCGGCTGAGGTGATCGCTGTTGTGAAGGTGGATGGGCGTGTGATCGGCGAGGGTGTGCCGGGGCCGCATACAAAGCGGCTGCTTGAAGAGTTTAGACGCCGTGTCGTTTCCGAAGGGGTAAAAGTATACGAAACAAACGCGAATGTTGGTTAA
- a CDS encoding metallophosphoesterase family protein, with product MKVLIISDSHGLTKELEEIAARHRHEADALIHCGDSELSTGHKEIEHFLIVRGNCDFTAQFPKERIEEIGGIRFFITHGHLYNVKMSLMNLYYRAKEIEAKVVCFGHSHIAGAELIDGILFINPGSILLPRTRKEKTYALLQIEDGEATVRFYEVDGKEVHSLTKAFAL from the coding sequence ATGAAAGTGTTAATTATTAGTGACAGTCATGGATTAACGAAAGAATTAGAAGAAATCGCGGCGCGCCACCGCCATGAAGCGGATGCGCTCATTCATTGCGGCGATTCGGAATTGTCCACTGGTCACAAAGAAATTGAGCATTTTTTGATCGTGCGCGGAAATTGTGATTTCACTGCACAATTTCCTAAAGAACGAATCGAAGAAATCGGTGGAATCCGATTTTTTATTACTCACGGTCACCTTTATAATGTGAAAATGTCGTTAATGAATCTTTACTATCGTGCGAAAGAAATAGAGGCAAAGGTAGTATGTTTTGGTCATTCCCATATTGCCGGCGCTGAGCTGATTGATGGTATTTTGTTTATTAATCCGGGAAGCATTTTGTTGCCAAGAACAAGAAAAGAAAAAACGTATGCGCTGCTGCAAATCGAAGATGGAGAAGCAACAGTCCGATTTTATGAAGTTGATGGAAAAGAAGTGCACTCTCTGACAAAAGCATTCGCTTTATGA
- a CDS encoding XTP/dITP diphosphatase, giving the protein MKQVIIATKNAGKTREFQALLAKKGVEVKSLLDFPDCPDVEETGSTFAENAILKAEAMARYFHTTVIADDSGLAIDALHGRPGVYSARYAGEEKDDQKNIAKVLEELKGVPLEKRTARFHCALAVAAPGRRTAVVEATCEGYIAEEPKGENGFGYDPIFYVPQKGKTMAELSKEEKNQISHRAKALAKLEEQWDEIINDKE; this is encoded by the coding sequence ATGAAACAAGTGATTATCGCGACGAAAAATGCCGGAAAAACACGAGAGTTTCAAGCGCTTCTCGCCAAAAAAGGAGTTGAAGTAAAGTCGCTTCTCGACTTTCCAGATTGCCCGGATGTCGAAGAAACGGGAAGCACGTTTGCCGAGAACGCGATATTAAAAGCGGAAGCGATGGCCCGCTATTTTCATACGACCGTGATCGCTGACGACTCCGGTTTAGCGATCGACGCTTTACATGGAAGACCGGGGGTGTACTCCGCCCGCTACGCTGGGGAAGAGAAGGACGATCAAAAAAATATCGCCAAAGTGTTAGAAGAATTGAAAGGAGTTCCATTGGAAAAACGAACGGCCCGCTTTCATTGCGCGCTTGCTGTCGCGGCTCCGGGACGCCGTACAGCCGTTGTGGAGGCGACGTGCGAAGGATACATTGCAGAAGAGCCAAAAGGAGAAAACGGATTCGGGTATGATCCGATTTTTTACGTTCCGCAAAAAGGAAAAACAATGGCGGAATTGTCCAAAGAAGAGAAAAATCAAATTAGTCATCGGGCTAAAGCGTTGGCGAAACTGGAAGAACAGTGGGATGAAATCATTAACGATAAGGAGTAA
- the rph gene encoding ribonuclease PH: MRVDGRENKQLRPVHMEKHFIKHAEGSVFITVGDTKVICTASIDDKVPPFMRGGGKGWITAEYAMLPRATEQRNVRESSKGKVSGRTMEIQRLIGRALRSVVNLDKLGEKTVWIDCDVIQADGGTRTASITGAYVAMVLAFAKLVEEKKLDELPVNDFLAATSVGIDPEHGIILDLNYTEDARAEVDMNVVMTGAGRFVEIQGTGEEATFSREQLNELLDTAEVGIRQLIDIQRKTLGELAAQIDIKRSQESGDVS; the protein is encoded by the coding sequence ATGAGAGTAGATGGTAGAGAAAACAAACAGCTTCGTCCTGTACATATGGAAAAACATTTTATAAAACACGCGGAAGGATCGGTATTTATTACGGTTGGCGATACAAAAGTGATTTGCACAGCAAGTATCGATGATAAAGTGCCGCCGTTTATGCGCGGTGGTGGAAAAGGATGGATTACTGCGGAATATGCGATGCTGCCACGGGCGACAGAGCAGCGGAACGTGCGGGAATCCAGCAAAGGAAAAGTATCGGGGCGGACAATGGAAATCCAGCGCCTTATCGGCAGGGCGCTTCGTTCTGTTGTTAATTTGGACAAATTAGGCGAGAAAACAGTATGGATCGACTGTGATGTCATTCAAGCGGATGGGGGGACGCGGACCGCATCGATTACAGGGGCATATGTGGCGATGGTGTTAGCGTTTGCGAAATTAGTCGAAGAAAAGAAACTCGATGAACTTCCTGTTAACGATTTTTTAGCCGCTACATCTGTTGGGATCGACCCAGAGCATGGGATCATTCTTGACTTAAACTACACGGAAGATGCCCGGGCGGAAGTCGACATGAATGTGGTGATGACAGGAGCCGGCCGTTTTGTTGAGATTCAAGGGACAGGAGAAGAAGCGACATTTTCGCGGGAACAATTAAACGAATTGTTAGATACCGCAGAAGTGGGAATTCGGCAGCTGATCGATATTCAGCGGAAAACGTTAGGGGAACTTGCGGCGCAAATTGACATAAAGCGAAGCCAAGAAAGCGGGGATGTGTCATGA
- a CDS encoding GerMN domain-containing protein → MFNRGARKLAASVAALLLLLSGCGLFGKDGAVKEIDPPQDVSYLEEGQSLQKTTEKQKEEKSVNKATETVKRELYLIDKNGFVVPQTVELPKTDAVAKQVLEYLVEDGPVSEMLPNGFRAVLPADTRVLGVKLEKDGTIIADFSPEFANYRPEDEKKILQAITWTLTQFDNVKKVKIRINGYDQDVMPVNKTPIQDGVSRADGINIEASGVIDITNTHPVTVYFVAQQGSNTYYVPVTRRVSNKEKDDIVAAVNELIKGPSYGSGLLSEFQPDTQLLGKPKYEDGKVTLNFNEAIYGSNKKNVILDHVLNSLVLSLTEQKGIESVAITVNGKANLVKEDGKTLSEPVTRPENVNAESF, encoded by the coding sequence ATGTTCAACCGAGGAGCGAGGAAGCTAGCCGCATCCGTTGCCGCATTGTTGCTGTTGCTTAGCGGCTGCGGGCTATTTGGAAAAGATGGAGCAGTCAAGGAAATTGACCCGCCGCAGGATGTGAGCTATTTAGAAGAGGGGCAATCATTGCAAAAGACAACAGAAAAACAAAAAGAAGAAAAAAGTGTGAACAAAGCAACGGAAACAGTGAAACGTGAACTTTACTTGATTGATAAAAATGGATTTGTTGTGCCGCAGACAGTGGAGCTGCCAAAAACAGACGCTGTTGCAAAGCAAGTTCTTGAATATTTAGTAGAGGACGGCCCTGTTTCGGAGATGCTGCCGAACGGTTTTCGCGCTGTACTGCCGGCAGACACGCGTGTGTTAGGGGTAAAACTGGAGAAAGATGGAACCATTATCGCTGATTTCTCGCCGGAGTTTGCCAATTATAGACCGGAAGATGAAAAGAAAATTTTACAGGCGATTACATGGACGCTGACACAGTTTGATAATGTGAAAAAAGTAAAAATTCGCATTAACGGTTATGACCAAGATGTCATGCCTGTCAATAAAACGCCGATCCAAGATGGCGTCAGCCGCGCCGATGGGATTAATATAGAAGCAAGCGGTGTTATTGATATTACAAATACTCACCCGGTTACCGTTTATTTTGTCGCGCAGCAAGGAAGCAATACGTACTACGTTCCTGTCACACGGCGCGTGTCCAATAAAGAAAAAGACGATATTGTTGCCGCGGTGAACGAATTAATTAAAGGGCCGAGCTATGGCAGCGGCCTTTTAAGTGAGTTTCAGCCGGATACTCAGCTATTGGGAAAGCCAAAATATGAAGATGGGAAAGTGACGCTAAACTTCAATGAAGCAATTTACGGCAGCAATAAGAAAAATGTCATTTTGGATCATGTATTAAATTCCCTCGTTCTTTCCTTAACGGAGCAAAAAGGAATTGAAAGTGTCGCGATTACGGTAAATGGAAAGGCAAATCTGGTAAAGGAAGATGGAAAAACGCTATCCGAGCCGGTGACAAGGCCGGAAAACGTGAACGCAGAAAGTTTTTAA
- the racE gene encoding glutamate racemase, whose translation MERAIGVIDSGVGGLTVAKEIMRQLPKERIVYLGDTARCPYGPRPEEEIRQFTWEMTNYLLQYNIKMLVIACNTATAVVLDEIREQLDIPVLGVVHPGARAALKATKNGHIGVIGTIGTVKSGAYEKALKSINPRVHVESLACPKFVPLVESGNFEGEEAKKIVAESLEPFKSSNMDVLILGCTHYPLLSPLIKEYMGKRVKLICSGDETAREVSAILHHSHLLYTGQRAAEHLFFTTGPKELFQKIASKWFGKPIERVQTIEL comes from the coding sequence TTAACTGTTGCAAAAGAAATCATGCGACAATTGCCGAAAGAACGGATTGTTTATCTTGGAGATACGGCGCGTTGCCCGTACGGACCACGCCCAGAAGAAGAAATTCGTCAATTTACATGGGAAATGACGAATTATTTATTGCAGTATAATATTAAAATGCTTGTAATTGCTTGCAATACGGCAACGGCTGTTGTATTGGACGAAATTCGGGAGCAGCTCGATATTCCAGTATTAGGCGTGGTACATCCCGGAGCTCGTGCAGCGCTAAAAGCGACGAAGAACGGCCATATCGGCGTGATTGGCACGATTGGCACGGTAAAGAGCGGCGCGTATGAAAAAGCGCTTAAGTCCATTAACCCTCGGGTTCATGTGGAAAGTTTGGCGTGTCCAAAATTTGTTCCGCTTGTCGAAAGCGGAAACTTCGAAGGGGAAGAAGCAAAGAAAATCGTCGCCGAATCGCTTGAGCCGTTTAAGTCAAGCAATATGGATGTCCTTATTTTAGGCTGCACTCACTATCCTTTGTTAAGCCCTCTCATAAAGGAATATATGGGGAAGCGTGTTAAACTTATTTGCTCCGGTGATGAAACGGCGCGTGAAGTTAGCGCGATTTTGCATCATAGCCATTTGCTTTATACGGGGCAACGTGCGGCAGAACATTTGTTTTTCACGACAGGACCGAAGGAGCTGTTCCAAAAAATTGCTTCCAAATGGTTTGGAAAGCCGATAGAACGTGTTCAAACGATTGAATTATAA